A single region of the Sulfitobacter geojensis genome encodes:
- the nuoN gene encoding NADH-quinone oxidoreductase subunit NuoN, giving the protein MITADLNVILPEILLSAFALAGLLVAVYTTKDKVGGLLVWITAAVFVLLAAWIGTTGEGTRVAFNGMFIEDGFARFAKVTILLSAAAVLVMSESYMRTRGLLRFEYPILVALSAVGMMMMVSAGDLMALYMGLELQSLALYVVASLRRDSVRSTEAGLKYFVLGALSSGLLLYGASLVYGYAGTTLFSGIITTAQAGNTSVGMLFGIVFLISGLAFKVSAVPFHMWTPDVYEGSPTPVTAFFATAPKVAAMALFARVMHDAFGNAVSDWSQIVALLSLLSMFLGAVAAIGQTNIKRLMAFSSIAHMGYALMGLAAGTAFGVQAMLVYMAIYVTMNVGTFAFILMMQKDGAPVTDIASLNMYAKAHPGRALSMLVLLFSLAGVPPMLGFFGKLYVLRAAYDAGLAWLAIAGVIASVIGAYYYLRIVFFMYFGEERSEQLDTSSGRILPVFLSVSALIMIFGIINMFGVETAALSAAAALVN; this is encoded by the coding sequence ATGATTACCGCAGACCTGAACGTCATTCTGCCCGAAATCCTGCTGTCTGCCTTTGCGCTGGCGGGGCTTCTTGTCGCTGTCTACACCACCAAGGATAAGGTCGGCGGTTTGCTGGTCTGGATCACGGCGGCGGTGTTTGTCCTGTTGGCCGCATGGATCGGCACCACGGGCGAGGGGACGCGCGTCGCGTTCAACGGCATGTTCATCGAGGACGGCTTTGCACGGTTTGCCAAGGTCACGATCCTGCTGTCTGCCGCTGCTGTGCTGGTCATGTCCGAAAGCTACATGCGCACACGTGGTTTGCTGCGCTTTGAATATCCCATTCTTGTGGCGCTCAGCGCTGTGGGCATGATGATGATGGTCAGCGCTGGTGATTTGATGGCGCTTTACATGGGGCTGGAACTGCAATCGCTCGCGCTTTATGTGGTGGCCTCCCTGCGCCGCGACTCTGTACGTTCGACAGAGGCGGGGTTGAAGTATTTCGTGCTCGGTGCCTTGTCTTCCGGTTTGCTGCTGTACGGTGCATCATTGGTATACGGCTACGCCGGCACGACATTGTTCTCTGGCATCATCACGACCGCGCAGGCGGGGAACACCTCGGTTGGCATGCTGTTCGGGATCGTCTTCCTGATCTCGGGGCTGGCGTTCAAGGTTTCCGCCGTGCCGTTCCACATGTGGACACCTGACGTTTATGAGGGCTCGCCCACTCCGGTCACCGCCTTCTTTGCCACGGCCCCAAAGGTTGCGGCGATGGCATTGTTCGCGCGTGTGATGCATGACGCCTTTGGCAACGCGGTCAGCGACTGGAGCCAGATCGTTGCTCTGCTTTCGCTTTTGTCGATGTTTCTGGGTGCTGTTGCCGCCATTGGCCAGACCAATATCAAACGTCTGATGGCGTTTTCCTCAATTGCGCATATGGGCTACGCCCTGATGGGGCTTGCGGCGGGGACTGCGTTCGGCGTGCAGGCGATGCTGGTCTACATGGCCATCTATGTGACGATGAACGTCGGCACCTTTGCCTTCATCCTGATGATGCAGAAGGACGGCGCGCCCGTCACCGATATCGCATCGCTGAACATGTATGCCAAAGCCCATCCGGGCCGCGCGCTGTCGATGTTGGTTCTGTTGTTCTCGCTGGCCGGTGTGCCGCCGATGCTGGGCTTCTTTGGTAAGCTCTATGTGTTGCGCGCCGCTTATGATGCGGGTCTGGCATGGCTGGCGATTGCCGGTGTGATCGCGTCGGTGATCGGGGCCTATTATTACCTGCGCATCGTGTTCTTCATGTACTTTGGCGAGGAGCGCTCGGAGCAGCTGGACACCTCGTCCGGTCGCATTCTGCCGGTGTTCCTGTCGGTTTCCGCGCTGATCATGATCTTCGGAATCATCAATATGTTCGGTGTCGAAACCGCGGCACTGTCTGCTGCTGCTGCCTTGGTGAATTGA
- a CDS encoding NADH-quinone oxidoreductase subunit M: MDTHLLSIITFLPALAAAILAVFLRGDDADAQRNAKWLALITTTATFVISLFVLFEFDPQDTGFQFVTEAEWLLGLKYRLGVDGISVLFVMLTTFMMPLVIAASWNVDKRVKEYMIAFLLLETLMLGVFMALDLILFYLFFEAGLIPMFLIIGIWGGANRIYASFKFFLYTFLGSVLMLVAMVAMFSDAGTTCIGGCDISLLNHQFGSESFSVLGIQIVGGMQTLMFLAFFASFAVKMPMWPVHTWLPDAHVQAPTAGSVVLAAILLKMGGYGFLRFSLPMFPVGSDVMAPLVLWMSAIAIVYTSLVALVQEDMKKLIAYSSVAHMGFVTMGIFAANQQGIDGAIFQMISHGFISGALFLAVGVIYDRMHTREIDAYGGLVNRMPVYALIFLFFTMANVGLPGTSGFVGEFLTLVAAFQVNTWVAAVATTGVIFSAAYALWLYRRVVMGELIKESLKGIKDMSAREKWIVAPLVAMTLILGVYPALVLDMIGPSVTALVENYASAVEAADTTVQSAAASH; this comes from the coding sequence CAACGCCAAATGGCTGGCGCTGATCACCACAACGGCGACCTTTGTGATTTCGCTGTTTGTGCTGTTCGAGTTCGATCCGCAGGACACCGGTTTCCAGTTTGTGACCGAAGCCGAATGGCTGCTTGGCTTGAAATACCGCCTTGGCGTTGACGGCATTTCGGTGCTGTTTGTGATGCTGACCACCTTTATGATGCCGCTGGTGATTGCGGCGTCGTGGAATGTGGACAAACGCGTCAAGGAATACATGATCGCATTCCTGCTGCTGGAAACGCTGATGCTGGGCGTGTTCATGGCGCTGGACCTGATCCTGTTCTACCTCTTTTTCGAGGCGGGTTTGATCCCGATGTTCCTGATCATCGGCATCTGGGGCGGGGCGAACCGCATTTATGCCAGCTTCAAGTTCTTCCTTTATACCTTCCTCGGCTCCGTGCTGATGCTGGTGGCAATGGTTGCGATGTTCTCGGATGCGGGCACGACTTGTATCGGGGGCTGTGACATCAGCCTGCTGAACCACCAGTTCGGCTCCGAAAGCTTCTCTGTCCTGGGCATCCAGATTGTCGGCGGCATGCAGACGCTGATGTTCCTTGCCTTCTTTGCCAGCTTCGCGGTGAAAATGCCGATGTGGCCTGTGCACACTTGGTTGCCAGATGCGCACGTTCAGGCCCCGACTGCGGGTTCCGTGGTGCTGGCCGCGATCCTGTTGAAAATGGGCGGCTACGGTTTCTTGCGTTTCTCGCTGCCGATGTTCCCGGTCGGATCCGACGTGATGGCACCGCTGGTCTTGTGGATGTCCGCGATTGCGATTGTCTACACGTCGCTGGTGGCGCTTGTTCAGGAAGACATGAAAAAGCTGATCGCCTATTCATCCGTCGCCCACATGGGTTTCGTGACCATGGGTATTTTTGCAGCGAACCAGCAGGGCATTGATGGTGCGATCTTCCAGATGATCAGCCACGGCTTTATCTCGGGCGCGCTGTTCCTTGCGGTTGGCGTGATCTACGACCGCATGCACACCCGCGAGATCGACGCCTACGGCGGCTTGGTCAACCGGATGCCGGTCTATGCGCTGATTTTCCTGTTCTTCACCATGGCCAACGTCGGCTTGCCCGGCACTTCCGGCTTCGTCGGCGAATTCCTGACCTTGGTTGCTGCATTCCAGGTGAACACATGGGTTGCGGCCGTGGCCACAACCGGCGTGATCTTTTCAGCGGCCTATGCGCTGTGGCTGTACCGCCGCGTGGTGATGGGTGAGCTGATCAAGGAAAGCCTGAAGGGCATCAAGGACATGAGCGCGCGCGAAAAATGGATCGTTGCGCCACTTGTTGCGATGACCCTGATCTTGGGCGTCTACCCGGCGCTTGTGCTCGATATGATCGGACCGTCCGTGACGGCATTGGTCGAAAACTACGCAAGCGCGGTAGAGGCGGCTGATACCACCGTCCAATCCGCCGCTGCTTCACACTAA